From one Microbacterium sp. 10M-3C3 genomic stretch:
- a CDS encoding TetR/AcrR family transcriptional regulator, with product MSRPPRARESVLDAFARILIDDGERAATMEATARAAGVSKGGLLYHFASKDALVAGLIERMETLAVDDVAHLADAPEGRVAAFMRTSMNTGSPLDNAIVAVSRLAQNGSAPAVAALRRLRELWEDAVRPDTRDETALQLVMLVSDGLYFNSALTIGSVPGPEPTPERLDALIARVREVSQPE from the coding sequence CCCGCGCGCCCGAGAGAGCGTGCTCGACGCGTTCGCTCGCATCCTCATCGACGACGGCGAACGCGCGGCGACGATGGAGGCGACGGCCCGCGCCGCGGGCGTGTCGAAGGGCGGCCTGCTCTACCACTTCGCCTCGAAGGACGCCCTCGTCGCAGGCCTCATCGAGCGCATGGAGACACTCGCCGTCGACGATGTCGCGCACCTCGCGGACGCGCCCGAGGGCCGCGTCGCCGCCTTCATGCGCACGTCGATGAACACCGGCTCGCCGCTCGACAACGCGATCGTCGCCGTCTCGCGTCTCGCGCAGAACGGCAGCGCTCCCGCCGTCGCGGCGCTGCGGCGCCTCCGCGAGCTGTGGGAGGACGCGGTCCGGCCCGACACGCGCGACGAGACCGCGCTGCAGCTCGTGATGCTCGTGAGCGACGGGCTCTACTTCAACAGCGCGCTGACGATCGGCTCCGTCCCGGGGCCGGAGCCCACGCCCGAGCGCCTGGACGCGCTCATCGCGCGGGTGCGCGAGGTGAGCCAGCCGGAGTGA